The genomic window aagaggataaggtcaaggcgctaagattggttgctcattcaaattcaaattttgttttgaatttgaatggccaaccaatcatccttatccactcatttggcacattaaagtaggacgtgaggagggctttgcatgaggaaaaattcatgagaacttctttctcgtgaattcaaatggacgcaggggatgtgaggtggtgcagggagaatgggtcaagatggtttcattatttaaaacaacctaattgaaccaaataagttaggtgcAATTAGACTAActtaaacctaactaaattaggcttaattaggctcaataaaatcttaatcaaatcaaaaattgattaagcccaacccctgatcaaatcagggaccaaaccatctcgacgattcggtcaactcttaacctaatcgggtcaaacccaactgaatccaattcaattggacttgatccaaaaataattactcaatcaaattaagttaattagtgatcaaatcactaattaaacctctcataaatattgagtccaaattcgatgggtaatcggacatcagaattcatcgatatgtaaccctgatcgaagagtcccaaatcagtgggactcttgaccccggtacccaaaatgtgtgcgactcatgatcagagaatcctgattctcgatcacagagtcccagacacgtaggactcatagtccatgagcattaggactcttcatcagccatcagatcagataggaacctctaatgtgtgtgacccgcaggttcgaacctaagccggtagcacaggaaccaattcctgtactaatcgaagtgatcatctagcaatggtacccgacgatcagataggtcgaatagtcgcaatcgcaacactcagaacctacgtgaatatggttactgtataattcatctttttgacctctgtgtttaggacgactcagggttaaactattaaccctgattagatcatccgaatcgtgctcaagtcaaacagtcctgtgacttctcacaaagactaccctggccaaggttttgctaaattgaaacataactgtacacagctcctaaactggagtggtcaatctcatcttgacacacgcaccgacaagtcaagtacttgactacacccagcaaccttccgtcactgaattagaaattcaggtagtccagtgcctaagtgcagtgagttgcttgcaagtcaccatggcggtctcaggtcagagggatatttatactcatattccattggagcaaatcttgacagcagaaatagctccgaagtcggtcacgttcagtgcagatgtacccttacatctcatctgtatgccataccagtgtctccacactcattggttaagatgacaaccaacctatatggcacacaacgacctatgctttataaacgttgtcgtccttggtaacaatgtatcatttggtcgcgaacagatttaaggactaaacgataaatcctcctttgtcgagtataaatagtcctaaggacttcaccacaacataggagttcattagaagatgaaacattttgtgatgaaaaatatcaaaataatttttattaattcataattcatgtacatatacaaaaatgagcacaaccgtcaacaggctgacgattggctttgggacactattcccaacaacaagATGGCTAGATGCAGCCTTCAGAGTGGCATTGTCGAAAAAAACAACTCGGATCGGCATATCGGTTAACTCGTTTCACCCAATTAAGGCCACATAATCAGACTCAGGAGTTGGGAGGCAAGTGTTGAGGTAGATCCTTGTCGCTTAGCCAACTAGCCTTCCTCCTCGCCTCCCAACCGATCAAGTGCACTACAATTGGTTTCTTCTCAACTCTGCATCGACCAATCTGCCGTGGTTCAACCCGACTTGGATCGACAGGGGGTCATACCACCTCGGCTGATGTCTTCGAAACTCAGAAGTTCTCGGATTGATAAGAATACCGATGTAAAGCTTGACTGTGGAGCTCATTAGAAGATCGACCTCATTAGAAAGCCGACCTCATTAAAAGGCCAAAGTCATCATAAAGCCAACGTCCTCAGAAAACTGACAACTGAGCATCTTATCATAAGTCCGACCTCGCCACCTTTGGCATGGGGCAATATTAGAGAGAATCATTTGAGAAATATATTGATCAAAGTCTACTTCTAGGTCAAATCGGCTTAATACTGACTTGGTTCAACTCAGCTTAACTAAGCATTGATCTGAGCTAATTTGAATCGACTCCTGATGAAGTATTATGATTAGTTTGACTATCTACCGATCTACAGTATGGGATATCGGTCCAAAACCAATGTGACCTCAAAATACAGACGGTTATTTTACAGCTGTCTTCCAACTTGCTACAGTCATGTTACAGCTCATTGCCACATGGGCACTTGCCCACGTGCGGCCCATTACTCGGCCTTAATGGCAATTAATAAGGTAACTGCCCACTAAATGCCATAACTCTCACGTTCTGAGTATTCAGGGATGGGGGTTGCATGGTAATAGCTTTTCTAGCCCTATAAATATCGATAAACAATAAGGGACTAGGTACGCAAAATCAAACTAGACTACACTGCTATTTTGAGCTCTTATTTTAGCTCTTTGGCTGTTTCCTTTCTCCGATTGATTTAGACATCGAAAGGTTCTCCGTCGAACAACTTCTGACTAAAGGATTTTTTTTTGCAGATTCCCTGCCGTTTATCCCTTAGGCGCACAACTTGGCTCCCGACTGACCACCTCGTCGGAGACGGCCTGCAACACTTACCACAGTAATGTCTTTTGATGCAAACGTCAGCCAAATTTGGGAACGAACATTATACAAATGTAATTGGATTTTGCTTGCCGGACTGCTATATAAAACGAATTACCCAAAAAACTAATTCTTAGAGCCTGTTTAACATGCGATCCAGCGCCAGCGACATATACCTATGCTCTCCTCTTTGTGAGTAGGTGATTCTTTGCTCCCGTTACTTGACGATGGCCATCGAACATCTTCTGGCCATCATGGAAGTTTAAGGACCCGTTTGGTTTTGCTTTtgcatttttcttaaaaaaaaatatatgtttcttttccttttctggccGGAGGAGAAAATTGAAGATTGAGTGCCATGTATGATGAaactaattgatttttgaaattCTTTGTAAAAACTTTAGAGCTTTTGAAAGCTAAACAACATTGATTTCAAAAAGGAATGGAGATAAAAGCAATGAATAGTAAAGATTTTGTATAAATACTACCTTCAACATCCAACTCGATGTGGTATTTAACTAATTTGCATAAAAATACAAACACACAAACAACGCCGATAGGCCTAAATTTTCCCTTGAAGCATGCAAAATCATATCTGATGACAAACTCATCTAGCATTCACCTAGTCAAGAAAGCTATCCCTAATTCTCAATTCATGGCATTGTTGCTGAAGATTACCAGCTGCAAAATTCGTTAAAACAAGTAACCCACATCTCAtctcacaaaaaagaaaaaaaaggggtcaGTAACAAAGCAAGGCATGAAGAAATACAACACAGGCTCTAAAGGCAATACAAAACCAGAAGCATCAACATTAATATCAGAAGAAGGCTGATTGAAGTATGtccatatcaactatatatgaaaaaaaatacaaCATTTGATTTCCTTGCTATGAATACAACATCTGCATTTATACAAAAAAATTCCTTCGAACAACAGGTGGGGCATTAACTACATATAAATAGTGATCGGATGACCGAAAAGGATTTCGGCTATTGTCAAGTTTATCCTTCCAATTGTGATACAAGGAACAACCAAACCTGGTGACTATCTTTTCAGCCAATTGCAACAGGTGGAGCTAATATTATTGACATTTTCTTTTCCTACGCCTCTTCTTTCCCTTGTAGTGAACTATATATACCGTGCAAACCTTGCTTGATTCAAGGCATGATATAGAAGAACTAACTCCCATGAGTTGAAAGATTGTATCAGATGCAGCAACAATTTGACTAACATGTAAAATGGTGACTAATCCAGAGCAGCTTTATTCCTCCTTACAGATGTGGGCTTTGGCAAGCCATCAAAAAGAGGCCTAGCAAAAGCATCATGTTTCAAAGTCCACTTGTTCGTTGGCCGTATAGAGGAGCTGTTATCAGGGTCTTGCAAATTGGAAGTGCTGGATGATTTACGGACGGTAGAAAACCCATCAGCCACGAGAGACTCTCCGAAAGGAACACCATTTGGGCGGCCCATATCCATGTCTGTTCGGCTCCCTGATTTTGGTGGCCTCAGAGCAAGGCCTTTTGCCGTCCTCCCTGAGTATCCTCCACTACTATTCTCCAACAATAATTCTGGTGTACGATGTGATGGCTGGGCATCAGCTTTTTGACGCCTCCTGATAGATCTCTCAGCTTCACTGTTGTCAGCAGCTTCTACTACTATTTTGTCCTCCACAATTTCACCATTGTCCGATGAGAATCCATTTGCCACACTTCTAGACTTCTGATTCCAGCTATGAAGAGGGTCAGAGATTAGTGACTCACCAGGCAAAGGTTCATCCTCCAAGCAAAGGGACCTGCGTGCTTTGAAGACGGCCATTTCAGTGCCTTCAGGTGTTGGACCCCTTTTAGGGGGTGTGAGGCCATAGTACCCCTGTAAACTGCTCATGGCTGGGGAGATTTTGCATCGAGGGGGTTTCAACTTGAGTGAGTGGAATGAATCTAAGACATCAATATGAGGCTGATGGAGAGGAGTCTGTTCTCTGCAATAACATCTAGCATAATAAGTGAAATATAATGGGGAAACAATTTTGTGGGTTGTAACTGAAAAAAAATATGGCAGAACAATATAAAATTTCTACATCGAATAACAAATCATGTATGCAGCTCTCTAAGAGCAAGAAAATTTCAAGAACAAAGTGGTAAATCAACAACCATCTGTTAATCATAGTCTCGTGAGCATGTACCGTTGATGACCAGTCTACTTTGAAATTCTTAACAGCTAAAACTTGTAAACACAAAATAACATGAATGATAAATGGCACTAGTTGAAAAGCCATACATTTCATTTATGTCACCATATACTTTCTCACAAAGAAAGCTTAAACGTTATACACAAGCAGACATGTTCAGAAGTAAAACCTTGCTCCTAAACCATCAAACATCAGAATCAAAATGCAGTTAAGCAATTGACCAATCCATCTAAAAATTCATGACCATTTTGCCAAAAGGGCATGTCAATGACATTCAACAACGATCAATCAAGATGATTCTGACCCATGCTAAACAAATGATTCAGTCTTTTGCATGTACACCATTGTAAATATCTGAAATTACATGTATAGCCTCACAAATTTACTATTTGTATGTACACCCtaataaattatttctttttgcatCTATACTCTCATAATTTTGAAAGTTACATGTATACCCTTATGAATTATTTCTTTTGCACATTCTCCCTTATTTACGGGTATACacaaaaaagaaataatttataaGAGTATACATGTAAATAGCAAATTTAAGAGGGTATACACATAATTGTAGATATTTATAAAGGTATACATCCAAAAGGAAATAATTATAGGGTATACATGTAAATAAAAATTTGCAAGAGTATACACATAATTTCAGCTACTTGTAAGGGTATACATCCAAAAAATCCAACCAAGTTTTTTACTTCTTGGTCCCCTCAGATTAAACTTTTAGCATTTCATTACAGTACATGGGTGCATACAAGTTTAGATTCTACATTCTGAGATTCCTCCACACTGGACTTACAGATCACTTGACAATGTGGTGAAGGAATAGAAAATAGCTGTTCTTTTCAGATGTTAAGAAATCACAAATAAACATTTTCTGGATGTGGTAACAAGGGATATGACCAGAAGTTAAAGTTCCCAGCCTTTTTTGATACTTTTGTCATCCTTGTCAGTTAAGCAGCTTCAATGGTAAAGAAAAGCAAAAGTCCCCAACGAGAGAAAGCAGAGGGAAAATAGTCAGCTGCTAAAATCCAGTACTACAAAGTATCCTCAAATTAAGTAAAGACATCAGACAACATTTTTAATTGGAACTTCATGGGAAATTTAAATATGGATTCATAACACATGCATGTAAGTGAGGTGCATGTAGTTTTATTGCTAAACATTTGAAACATAAATGACTCACTAGTCTGATCCTTCTTTTAGGTCATTTGGGCAGATGGTCAGTACAATTGACAGATGGTCTGGCCAcattttttatcaaaaagatGGCCCAAGCTAAACTATGATCTACAATCTACAGTCTAATCTGCTTGATAAAACTACAATGAAGACTACATACAGTCTAATTGCTTGGGCAGTCCCTGTAATGGCAGATGGTCAAAAATGGACAGATGGTCAGACAACCATGTGGAACTTGGGCAGTTGGTTATGACTGTAGATCCATTTATTGTTCAAAGGGACACTCAGCATACACATCAactgatgaattctaatactaaAAACTGACATCTAAGAAGAAAGAATCAAGGTAACCAAAAAAATGATGATAAGGAATGGTTGAGAGAGGAGCCACAGCACAAACACATGAAGAATAATGAGGAAGGAGAAAGGGACTGATATATAGATGACTAAGAATAAAATAAGTACAGAAAGCTTTAGCAGGGAAGCAGAGTAAAATGGTGTAACTTGGTGCGCATCAATCCACCACTAATAATACCTGTGTAACTGTGGGCAGTCAAATCGTTCAACAAAAAGATGAAGATGACATTTGACAGAAAATATTAGGAAACAATCTGAGAGTCTAAAAGCAAACCAAGAGTCAGAGGAAAACAGGAAAAGCTAACTGTACTTTTCTTGTCAACTCCATTCAGTCTTCGGGCATTACGTCCAATAATTATGTTCTCacctttctttaaaaattataccTTCCATTTATTCCCTATGATTGGCAGACTGACTCATCTCATGCCCTACCACTTGGATTTCAACTGAAAACTACATCACTAACCAACCTAAGGATTGGTGAAGGTTGGCAGAAGCATTTGATTTCGTAAACCAGTGATAGAAAAATGAACTCAATTTGATCTAAAcattttatgttcaacatatgGGAGAAATTTTGTGCATACagaaaatatataatatacaGTTCATACAATTAATATCTTCTAAAAGAATGACAATATTTTAGAGTTATAATACAAATTGTCCAAATAGATAAAACCACTTTGACTTCTCTGCATACAGAGCACAGCTACGTTATGCAATTCATTATTTGAAAAGGTAAAAGTTGGTCAAGTCCAGTCTGGGTTTTGCTCCAAATTAAGATTCTGGTACAGATCCAACATGACAGGACCCAACCTTGTTACACATCAAATCTAGGAATTGGAACCATAGCCAACATCACAACAATGAGATCCTGCCAGCAACATCATCATTCATAGATTTTCCTATATGATATACCGCTAGCAACCAAAAGTCAACAAACTTTGCATATAATGCTTTACAGGCAGGTAAGGATGGTTCATAGCCATTTGCAAACCTCGAATTCAAAGTACAAATTTCAGCTGGTTGCTTTAGATGAATGGGCCTGGTATGGAGGACTGAAAAAAGATAACAAGTGTTCTTGCATGGTGGATTTAACGGTTAAGCATGTGAATCATAACTCATCATGATAACATATGAGAAGCAGCATGCTCTTTTATAGTGAGTCATACACTCTGAAACAGACATTGCAAATGACACAGTGAAAAGGTTAAAGAAATGTTAGTGACAACCCATGCTCCATCAATATTTTCATTCTTGTGGTGGAAAGAAGTGAGATGATGGAAGGAAGACATTGGATCATTAGCTATTAACAACTTGAAGGACTTGCTTTCAGAGCAAGAGGCACCTTAGTAGATAATATTTAACTTCATTGCTTGATAATTAAAAAGGCCTCTATGAAACATAGATGCAAAACTCTGATGCAACAAATTTTAAAAGGTAGGATATGACAATCATTCATGACAAATTATCATAATAACATAGCCCATACTCTGTACAAAAATATTAACATCCACAATCTCCATTTTTTGGTCATCAATCAAAATTCATTGACAACAACAAaacagattctaaaatcaaacttCCATCATGCCcagcaacaaaagaaaaaaaaaaaggctgctGTTCCCCTAATCACAAACCTGGATCATGATCATTTTTGTGATTTTAAAAATAGAATATTTAAATGAATATCTGACACATAATGCAGCCATATTCAATGTGTATCAGTATCTGATATGTATTGCATGGTCATTGCGTACAATTTGAAGTAAATATGTATCCTAGAAATGCCTCCACCTCCAACTCAAACCAGTGTTGTTAAAAACGGTTCCCAAATGCCTAACAAGGCCACACCACCCAGGCAAAGAATGACATTGGCACTGTTTTACCCAAACAAACAAACATTCCTCTATTACATTTTATTCATCAGTGCCATCTTGTATTTTCACTAACATGCCTGGCAGGGAAATCATATAATTTGGAGTTCAGAATAACAAAAATCATCTGACAATTTTTAGTAGCCTAGCAGCCGTTGTTCAACTGCCCAAAGGCCCACAGAATGTGTTTTTTGCATGTACCAGTGCTTTTTTCCCTTTCTTATTTTGCATGCTTCCTCtgtatcaaatcaaaaatcccacCCTTCTGATGTCTTCATATAGGCTTCTATGTTCAGGAGATCTTGGAGGTTGCTTTTTTGACAAACCTTTGCTAGAATTCAACTACTCACAGAGGATGCAATCAAGCAGAGAACTAGCatataaacttttcaaaattttgacaATTCAAATTATGATCCATATAATAGACATCATATAGATTTTACAAGACTTGCTCATTAATATTGCAGTAGGTGCATATCTGCATAACTCAAGGATTAGCATAGTGAAGACATTTCAAGGATGGACCTTAAATAAAGTGAAGGATCACTAAACAGAGAAGATACGAGAGACCATATTGAGGACACCAGTTTCAAAAAGGTTTGTGATAAATTATGTGATTTATGAGTTTGAAACTGGTTGTAACTCAGCAAAGAAACTGcacaatttaaaaaataaagttaatCATATATGTAATTTTGTGCCAAGGAACAAACTAATATATCAACCTTAAAATCCCTACCAATGTCATGTGCCTATTGACACCTGTTGGGGCATTTCTTTGCTACGTGCGCAATAATATTTAAGGATTTTAGCTAGTAATGTCACAAGCTGATTGGAAACACAAATTCATCAAAATTCAACAGTATGAAGTGGCAAAAATATTTAGTGTCTAACATATGAAGAAACCTAATATTGAAAGTGCCCAAATAACAAGTATCCAGTGATAGCTCCACAGGGGAACATATTCCTCCATGTACTATTTGCCCTTAACATAGTGGTTTAAGGTAGCAAAACCAATAATTTATAGTTGctgatatttaaaatcaaatttgaacttaaacaaaacaaaaaaaaaatattcctaaCAAAATCATGCAATGAATTAGTAAAGCTAGCTATTGGACAAGAGAATCTAGATTTTAAAGgatcttgattttgattttacATTTTAGTTAGTTCAGCAAGCCAATATTTGACTTAAAATAAGTTTGTAGCAGACCAGATAAAACCACAGGGATTGGTAAAAAATCTTGCTAGAAAGGTGGTGCCACAATGCAGTTCTCTAAAAGTCATACAGAAAAcataaaattaaaggaaaaaggtAAATAGTCAATTCAGATCATCAAAGGACATGGTAACCATGTCAAAGTCTTGGACTAGCACCATCATGGAGTCATACCATGATGCAGAGACAAAACCCATGATATGTTTTTGCACAATGAAAACATTGGAGACATCTGACAGGTATCGGATATTCTGATTCATTAGCCCTTACAAGTCCTCCAATACAAAATATAAAGAAGAATGAAGATCCTCTTATGGAGACAGGGGTTCCCATTAGAAAGGACATGTATAATTAAAATGAACATCTCTAAAGAAGGCAAAAACTGCCTGTGACTTCATAACCTTAAGACCTCATTAACCTAACCTGTACCTAAACTAGCGCACTTAAAATACCACGAATGATCAGATCATGATAAAAAACTCTCCAAAGATAGCCtaaaaatggatcaaaaatttacaagaaaaataaattgaaaagcaactaactttatatcctttacaATCAAGGAAATCCTTCACCAACTTACAAAGGACTCCTAATTTCAAGTGTTATTAATAGAAAGCAATATAGAACATGTTTTACCTACTCCAAGGATATGAACACAACTCAAACCAATACATGGGGAGTTGAGGTTCAGGTGGGTTTTCCTTCCTTTCCAATTTTGGGAGGGAGGTGTTGGTGGAGAACTACGGCTGCATCATTAGGTCTTGATGAGACAGCATCAAGAGCAATGATGCACCTTCCACAAAAAAGAGTATGCCAAAAACCAAAAAGACGAAGCAGAATCTGTATGCGAATCTTATTATAATTTGAGAACAGATTGAATAACATATCAAAAAGAGTAGCTTGAGAAGAACCTCATGAATCTGAAAGTAAAACATGCAAACCAAAATAATATTGGTGGTATAATGATGATGTCCGTTAGGCAAATGATGAAAGTAAGCATACAAATAGTCACTTTAGGCAAATGATGAAAGTAAGCATACAAACAGTCACTTTAGATGCATAACAAGCATGCATGGTGAAAACATCATTTAGATTATGGCAAAATAGAGAATAATCCCAAAACATATGAAACAAGATTATGCTAATAATTAGTTTCAGACAACACATAAGAATAACAATAAATACCATGTCTTATTCAGATGTTTGACAATGGGTTGTTCTGATGTTATTCAGTCATAATCAAGGAAGGAAATGTCAGTAACACCACCACAAGGGTTTGAACCTTGAACCTCACCCAAGTGGAGGGCAGTGTTGACCAAGCTACAACTGGTTTTGGCATTCTCTCTCTTCTACTCTCTCCcacttaaaatttttcttttctatgcCAAAAATCCAGATGTCAACTGGCAGATTTCTAGCAGGATATCAGTAAGTTCAGATCTGTTGCAATTCAGTCACTTATCACATCCAAAGAGTGGTCAATACACACAGATATGGATTGTTCAAATTTCTGTGTAGCATCAATGGGTTCCCATATCCATTGTCCATAATTGTTTAAACCTAGCCCATAACATAgttaaaggatatttttttcatgGATACACATAAAAGGTAAGAAAGAAATAAGGCAGTGACTAGAAAACTGCAGTTAGTTTTGTGTTTGCAGCCAGTAAACTAAGTCTATACTATAGTAAGAAGAGCGAGTTGGGATATTTCAGATGTATTAAATTTGCATTCAGATGGAAAACAACTTAGTTTACACAAAAAACTTAATCATGAAATGCATAATTAGTATGGTGATTTTGGAAAGGAAGATATGTGCATAGTAATCTACCCATGCTCTTATATCTATGATGCCCAAATAAATCCATCTCCCATTATTACCCTCTCTCTCTAACTTTACCTTCCTAATTTTGAAAGcttcctctctctatctcttgtgCACATGCACTTGTGCATAACCCCcgcacacacacacaacacaacccaaccacaaaaaaaaaaaaaaaaaaaaaagctgctaACAAAGAGAGCATCTATATCTTGCCACTTGCATTATGATCCTTGACTTCCTATTAATTATCCTGTGCCATCTCTTTCATCTACTATATCTTGGGTAAGAGTCCTACATTTCTTAATTACTCACTCCCCATTCCTTAATTACCTGCATGTCTCTCATGTTTAAAAATCAACTGTTTTGCTTTATTTTATTGTCTTATTTAATTTTGCAAGTAATCCTATACAAAGATTTAATAGAAAGAAAGTCATATTAAGATGGAGCAATAGTGAGCCAATGACTCCTTTTCCCTTAAGAAATCTTGTCAtttaaagattttaaattttctttttcatcattttcttcaTTAAAAATGAGCTACTTTTTGACATGTAGAGTGTGTATAGTTAAGTTCAACTTGGAACATACTAGCAACCagaattttagttttaaatcattTATTTAATGTACTACTACTACACATTTCTTTTTTCACTATTcctcaaaaagatttaaaatattctaaataagtTTGCTTTTACTGCCCATATGCAATGCACGTGCCCATGTACTAGTGGCATGCAAAAGAAAGACATCAAATATGAGACTAGAAGAAATAGTGTAGCATTAAAACATATaccaaataagaaatttaaatattttaaataagtttCTTTTTACTGCCCACATGCCATGCACATGCCATGTACCAGCGCCGTgcaaaagaaagaaatcaaatataAGACTACGCTAAAAAATCTACAAACGACTACACCCAGGCTTAGTGGTTCAAATTTCCAAATTTCACCAATTATGAGTATTATTACAAGCAAAAAGATGAGGATAATTACCCGTTATTGGCTGAACCATTTGAAAGAATTGGAG from Elaeis guineensis isolate ETL-2024a chromosome 4, EG11, whole genome shotgun sequence includes these protein-coding regions:
- the LOC105033582 gene encoding uncharacterized protein isoform X2, encoding MEVERVRRNGNSFYFSESLMDGCVAHSRKFDGRATIPVSSSSFLPSSSSSSPMAVKYIEHRVSKMDTLAGVAIKYGVEVADIRRLNGLVTDLQMFARKSLQIPLPGRHPPSPILSNGSANNGEQTPLHQPHIDVLDSFHSLKLKPPRCKISPAMSSLQGYYGLTPPKRGPTPEGTEMAVFKARRSLCLEDEPLPVVEAADNSEAERSIRRRQKADAQPSHRTPELLLENSSGGYSGRTAKGLALRPPKSGSRTDMDMGRPNGVPFGESLVADGFSTVRKSSSTSNLQDPDNSSSIRPTNKWTLKHDAFARPLFDGLPKPTSVRRNKAALD
- the LOC105033582 gene encoding uncharacterized protein isoform X1; amino-acid sequence: MEVERVRRNGNSFYFSESLMDGCVAHSRKFDGRATIPVSSSSFLPSSSSSSPMAVKYIEHRVSKMDTLAGVAIKYGVEVADIRRLNGLVTDLQMFARKSLQIPLPGRHPPSPILSNGSANNGEQTPLHQPHIDVLDSFHSLKLKPPRCKISPAMSSLQGYYGLTPPKRGPTPEGTEMAVFKARRSLCLEDEPLPGESLISDPLHSWNQKSRSVANGFSSDNGEIVEDKIVVEAADNSEAERSIRRRQKADAQPSHRTPELLLENSSGGYSGRTAKGLALRPPKSGSRTDMDMGRPNGVPFGESLVADGFSTVRKSSSTSNLQDPDNSSSIRPTNKWTLKHDAFARPLFDGLPKPTSVRRNKAALD